The nucleotide sequence TTTGATCATTTTATAGCATTTGACATTGTCAGCTACCTTCTCCtaattattctcttctctctgggttttcaagATTCTTCTTGGTTATTCTGTTTCCTATCAAACCAAACCTTTTCAACTCCTTTGGtgatgtttttttccccttaacacaacacttattttattttttaattattaatcattaattaattattttagaatatttttcttctttttctctttggaaaattttatttaattaatttagaatatttttccatagttacaagattcatgttctttctttgcCCTTCCCCTatccccctcctgtagctgaTAGACAATTCCACTAGATAACACTTATTTTAAATGTACCCCCAAGGCTCTTTTCTGGACTTTCTTGtctttcctctttatattctctCACTTGATGACCTCATCTGCTTCCAAAGACTTAATAATCATCACTATGGTGATGATTCcctgatctattttttttcttttctaggttaCATTCTTGACTTTCTGGGCTTTCTTTATTATGCCCCAGAAACCTCTTCACGCTGAAAATTTCCCTCTAATCCTGGACTTCTCACATTAGAAGAACCCTCTGAGAATTGTGGGAAATCATGGTGTCGGCCTTGGTTGCCCTGAATCCCCGGATCCTGACAATGTCACAGACCAGAATAGCTGCTGGAGCCACATCTCTGTTTCTTACGCAGTTCCACCGCCATCTTCATTATGCTCTTATTCCTCATGGGAAAGGAGGACGTTCTTCAATCAGCGGGATCGTGGCTACTGTATTTGGAGCGTCGGGATTCTTGGGTCGATATGTCGTCGGTCGCCTCGGGCGCATAGGATCACAGGTGATTGTCCCCTATCGGTGTGAGCCTTATGATATTACGTATCTCAAACCCATGGGTGACCTGGGACAGCTTATTTTTTTGGAATGGAATGCCAAGATCAGAAGTTCTATCCAGAGGGCTCTGGAGCACAGTAACGTTGTCATCAATCTTTTAGGACGAGACTGGGAAACCAAAAACTTTGATTTTTCAGATGTCTTTGCTACCATTCCCCAGTCAATAGCCCGGTTGGCCAAGGAGGCTGGAGTAGAAACGTTTATTCATGTTTCTCATCTCAATGCTGATCTCAGAAGCACTTCTAAATACCTGAGAAATAAAGCCGTTGGAGAGATGGCAGTGAAAGATGAATTTCCTGAAGCCATCATCCTGAAGCCCTCTGACATTTTTGGTAGAGAGGATAGATTACTCAATTACTTTGCAAATTTTCGTTGGTTTGGTGGTGTTCCCCTCATTTCATTGGGCAGAAATACCGTGAAACAACCAGTCTATGTGGTGGATGTAGCCAAAGCTATCATCAATGCAATTAAGGATCCAGGTGCCCAAGGAAAGACTTATGCTATCACTGGGCCACATAGGTACCTCTTGTGTGATTTGGTGCGGTATATCTTTGCTGTGGCTCACAGACCATATGTCCCATACTACATGCCACGTTTTGCCTATCATTTGGTGGCAAGAATCTTTGAGATGAGTCCATTCGAACCCTGGACCACAAAGGACAAAGTGGAACGAATGCATATCACAGACAGGAAATTGCCTCACCTGCCTGGCTTGGCGGACCTTGGGGTAGAGGCCACTTCCTTAGAACTCAAAGCCATTGAAGTTCTTCGTCGTCATCGTACTTACCGGTGGCTGGCTGCTGAAATTGAAGATGTAAAGCCACCCAAAACAGTTGACTTTTAATATTTCCCAGGCAGTCTTGgggtttccatgttattcatgtaACCTGTCCAGCAACTGATTATCTTCAGAGAAGTCTGGGTCCAATGGAGCAGATTCCTCAATGAAAActtctgagattaaaaaaaaaaaaaaaaaaaaaagaccctctGCCTCTGTGGCCTCTTCTTCTGATTGGCTGGTTCCTCTCAGagcctccatttaaggaggatgGCCACGCCAGCCGTGTCTAAATTTCACTCTACACTGAACCCCTGACTCTG is from Gracilinanus agilis isolate LMUSP501 chromosome 2, AgileGrace, whole genome shotgun sequence and encodes:
- the LOC123235044 gene encoding NADH dehydrogenase [ubiquinone] 1 alpha subcomplex subunit 9, mitochondrial-like, which translates into the protein MVSALVALNPRILTMSQTRIAAGATSLFLTQFHRHLHYALIPHGKGGRSSISGIVATVFGASGFLGRYVVGRLGRIGSQVIVPYRCEPYDITYLKPMGDLGQLIFLEWNAKIRSSIQRALEHSNVVINLLGRDWETKNFDFSDVFATIPQSIARLAKEAGVETFIHVSHLNADLRSTSKYLRNKAVGEMAVKDEFPEAIILKPSDIFGREDRLLNYFANFRWFGGVPLISLGRNTVKQPVYVVDVAKAIINAIKDPGAQGKTYAITGPHRYLLCDLVRYIFAVAHRPYVPYYMPRFAYHLVARIFEMSPFEPWTTKDKVERMHITDRKLPHLPGLADLGVEATSLELKAIEVLRRHRTYRWLAAEIEDVKPPKTVDF